A window from Cytobacillus sp. FSL H8-0458 encodes these proteins:
- a CDS encoding GntP family permease has translation MLSMIGLLGGIGLLIYLTMRGMNLLLAAPLSAFIVAIFSGLPIFPQLAGEGEVNFLTNYMNGFAGFITSWYLMFLFGAIFGKLMEDSGAADSVSKWIIDKIGMKRAALAVVIACAVLTYGGVSLFVVAFSVYPMALSLFKEANLPRRFIPAALAFGSTTFTMTSAGSPEIQNWIPIEFLGTSPYAAWEVSLIVAVFMMAFGYWWLKKMINKAIRNGEKFEARDTDSAVIRENLPSPLLSMIPLLVVLVISFIFHDSLAQSALIIALLSGCFATYFLNLKYFTNVWGAVSEGTIGALIAIANTSAVVGFGGVAKATPAFASAVDAMTSIPGSPLIGGALAVAVIAGLTGSASGGQSIALPLLAPHYLDMGVNASELHRVVAISSGSIDSLPHGGYVVTTIRAICGESHKDAYPAFGALTVIVPILGVILAVILFSIF, from the coding sequence ATGCTAAGTATGATCGGATTGCTAGGGGGGATCGGGCTTCTCATCTATTTGACGATGAGAGGGATGAACCTGCTGCTTGCTGCCCCTCTTTCAGCATTTATTGTTGCAATATTCAGTGGATTGCCGATTTTCCCTCAGCTGGCAGGCGAGGGAGAGGTCAATTTTCTGACTAACTATATGAACGGTTTTGCCGGATTTATTACATCCTGGTATTTAATGTTCTTATTCGGGGCCATTTTCGGAAAACTTATGGAAGACAGCGGAGCAGCCGACAGTGTTTCCAAATGGATTATCGATAAAATTGGCATGAAGCGGGCTGCATTAGCCGTTGTCATTGCCTGTGCGGTCTTAACCTATGGCGGCGTAAGCCTGTTTGTTGTAGCCTTCTCCGTCTATCCAATGGCATTGAGCCTATTTAAGGAAGCCAACCTGCCAAGAAGATTCATTCCGGCAGCTCTTGCCTTCGGTTCGACTACCTTTACCATGACGTCTGCCGGCTCACCGGAAATCCAGAACTGGATTCCGATTGAGTTCCTTGGCACTTCCCCATATGCCGCATGGGAAGTCAGCTTGATTGTCGCTGTCTTTATGATGGCATTTGGATACTGGTGGCTGAAGAAAATGATTAACAAGGCGATTCGCAATGGAGAAAAATTTGAGGCAAGAGATACAGATTCTGCAGTAATCCGTGAAAACTTGCCAAGCCCATTATTAAGTATGATTCCGTTATTGGTCGTACTTGTGATTTCGTTTATTTTCCATGATTCATTAGCACAGTCAGCCTTGATCATTGCCTTATTAAGCGGCTGCTTTGCAACTTACTTTCTTAATCTTAAGTACTTTACTAATGTATGGGGTGCCGTATCAGAAGGAACCATCGGCGCATTGATCGCCATTGCAAATACATCAGCTGTTGTGGGCTTTGGCGGTGTGGCTAAAGCAACCCCCGCCTTTGCAAGTGCGGTAGATGCCATGACCAGCATTCCGGGAAGCCCATTAATCGGCGGAGCCCTGGCTGTTGCTGTCATTGCCGGCCTGACCGGATCTGCTTCCGGCGGCCAATCGATTGCCCTGCCGCTTCTGGCTCCGCATTATCTGGACATGGGTGTTAATGCAAGTGAACTTCACCGTGTTGTGGCAATATCATCCGGATCAATTGATTCCCTGCCGCATGGCGGTTACGTTGTGACAACCATCCGGGCGATCTGCGGCGAGTCCCATAAGGATGCCTATCCGGCATTTGGCGCATTGACAGTGATTGTGCCAATACTTGGTGTCATCCTGGCGGTCATTTTATTCTCGATTTTCTAA
- a CDS encoding LacI family DNA-binding transcriptional regulator, whose amino-acid sequence MKNKKVTAMDVARLAGVSQSSVSRAFSENSSISSKKKKLILDAAEQLGYQPNAIARGLITNQSRIIGVVMRNIQNPFYPEILDKFYSRLAEKGYKVMFINSQNNEIQEDEVSHLIEYSVEGAIITDALLTSSTVQKFTRNGISVVLFNRYVNDSLSSAVVCDNFAAGKRIGHYLIEKGHENLAFISGPKNTSTTVDRKNGFQEALAEHGISSFLTENGLYSYEGGFAAAQKLLEQEKKIDAIFCANDISAFGAMDYLKKQGIRIPEDISVVGFDNVAMSDWSSYELTTWHQPVDEMVDYSINLLLEHINGDTDTPEIQRLKGHLVERGSVKDRR is encoded by the coding sequence TTGAAAAATAAAAAAGTGACAGCCATGGATGTCGCCCGATTGGCAGGCGTTTCCCAATCGAGCGTATCCCGGGCTTTTAGTGAAAATTCAAGTATCTCATCAAAAAAGAAAAAGCTTATTCTGGATGCTGCAGAACAGCTTGGATATCAGCCGAATGCCATAGCACGGGGCCTGATTACCAATCAGTCCCGCATCATCGGCGTTGTCATGCGAAATATCCAGAACCCTTTTTATCCGGAAATCCTTGATAAGTTTTACAGCAGGCTGGCTGAAAAAGGGTACAAGGTGATGTTTATCAACTCCCAGAATAACGAGATCCAAGAAGATGAAGTGAGCCATTTAATTGAATACAGCGTCGAGGGAGCCATCATCACAGATGCGCTACTGACCTCTTCGACTGTACAGAAGTTTACCCGCAATGGCATCTCGGTTGTCCTGTTTAACCGATATGTGAACGATTCCTTAAGCAGTGCTGTTGTATGCGATAACTTTGCTGCCGGGAAAAGGATTGGGCACTACTTGATAGAAAAAGGACATGAAAATCTCGCCTTTATCTCCGGACCGAAAAATACATCAACAACAGTTGATCGAAAAAATGGCTTCCAGGAAGCTTTGGCAGAACATGGCATCTCTTCCTTTTTAACCGAAAACGGCCTTTATTCATATGAAGGAGGATTTGCAGCAGCCCAAAAATTGCTGGAACAGGAAAAAAAGATTGATGCCATCTTCTGTGCCAATGATATATCCGCTTTTGGCGCAATGGATTATCTAAAAAAACAGGGAATCCGAATCCCTGAGGATATCTCTGTAGTAGGATTTGACAATGTGGCAATGTCAGATTGGTCATCTTATGAATTAACCACCTGGCACCAGCCGGTTGACGAAATGGTCGATTATTCGATTAACCTTCTTTTGGAGCATATTAACGGGGACACGGACACCCCTGAAATCCAAAGATTAAAAGGCCATTTGGTGGAGAGAGGATCCGTAAAGGACAGAAGGTAA
- a CDS encoding sigma 54-interacting transcriptional regulator — protein sequence MPQSISDKKEDLLNDEHLKVKNWMTPSPFCIQPGQTLAEASKMMADLHLESLPVTDETNRLVGMITSRKLLNYFAQGNPGDALIGSIPKSNQAAVRPDDSILDIMSLPYDQLPVTGDNGKLIGVLTARDILDGLSKYLYKLRQQHNAEGALGAILESAYEGIAVVDENGILQEFNEAYSRFTGIKREDAIGRHVTEVIDNTHLHETVKTGIAERGVLQNIQGHDMVVHRIPLWKEGRIAGAIGMLIFEGVTEVYKIYEKLQENQDAKPDLFSKKKENDSRVTLDQIIGTSEGIMEVKRLARKAARTAATVLITGESGTGKEMFAKSIHHLSPFSTGPFISVNCGAIPEQLFESELFGYEEGAFTGAKKGGKPGKFELADNGTIFLDEIGEMPLVMQTKLLRVLQEKEAERVGGVKKYQINVRVIAATNRNLMQMVETGEFREDLYYRLNIIQLHIPPLRERKKDIPVLLVHYLKEICERYQVSGKLFTSEAVNAFVQHPWRGNIREMVNTVEQLVTLVDGKVIDYHHLPEMLKKPEPTLKKVNRAAGSIEEAKLLGSQRESEIILDALRRAGGNKSRAADLLGIHRTTLYQKLKKHRIT from the coding sequence ATGCCTCAATCCATTTCTGATAAGAAAGAGGACTTGCTAAATGATGAGCACCTTAAAGTGAAAAACTGGATGACACCAAGCCCGTTTTGTATACAGCCGGGGCAGACACTGGCAGAAGCTTCAAAAATGATGGCAGATCTTCATCTGGAAAGCCTGCCCGTCACAGATGAAACCAATCGTCTGGTTGGAATGATCACTTCCAGGAAGCTGCTCAACTACTTTGCCCAGGGCAACCCGGGTGATGCTTTAATTGGCAGCATTCCCAAATCGAATCAGGCAGCTGTCCGGCCGGATGATTCCATACTTGATATCATGTCGCTTCCATACGATCAGCTTCCTGTCACGGGTGATAATGGCAAGCTCATAGGCGTCCTGACAGCCAGGGATATCCTGGATGGACTCTCCAAATATCTGTATAAGCTAAGGCAGCAGCATAATGCTGAAGGTGCACTTGGCGCCATATTGGAAAGTGCCTATGAGGGAATAGCGGTTGTGGATGAAAACGGCATCCTGCAGGAATTTAACGAAGCATATAGCCGTTTTACCGGCATTAAGCGGGAGGATGCAATTGGCAGGCATGTCACAGAGGTTATTGACAACACACATCTTCATGAAACGGTAAAGACCGGGATTGCTGAACGGGGGGTTCTCCAGAACATCCAGGGGCATGACATGGTGGTGCACCGGATCCCCCTCTGGAAGGAAGGCCGGATTGCCGGCGCCATCGGTATGCTGATTTTTGAGGGAGTAACAGAAGTTTATAAAATCTATGAAAAGCTGCAGGAAAATCAAGATGCCAAGCCTGATCTTTTCTCAAAGAAAAAGGAAAATGACAGCCGGGTCACCCTTGATCAAATCATTGGGACAAGCGAAGGGATCATGGAGGTGAAACGGCTGGCAAGGAAGGCGGCCAGGACTGCGGCCACTGTCCTTATAACAGGGGAAAGCGGGACGGGAAAAGAGATGTTCGCCAAGAGCATCCATCACCTCAGCCCTTTTTCCACCGGGCCTTTCATCAGTGTCAACTGCGGGGCCATTCCGGAGCAGTTATTCGAGTCTGAACTGTTTGGCTATGAAGAAGGAGCCTTTACAGGGGCAAAAAAAGGCGGCAAGCCCGGGAAGTTTGAGCTTGCAGACAACGGCACCATTTTTCTCGATGAAATCGGAGAGATGCCGCTTGTCATGCAGACCAAGCTGCTGCGGGTCCTGCAGGAAAAGGAAGCTGAACGTGTCGGCGGTGTGAAAAAGTATCAAATTAATGTCAGAGTAATTGCTGCGACAAACCGCAACCTTATGCAAATGGTTGAAACTGGGGAATTCCGGGAGGATCTTTATTACCGGCTGAACATCATCCAGCTCCATATCCCTCCGCTGCGGGAACGGAAAAAGGATATTCCTGTCCTGCTGGTCCATTACCTGAAGGAAATCTGTGAGAGGTATCAGGTATCTGGAAAACTATTTACATCTGAGGCGGTGAACGCTTTTGTCCAGCATCCGTGGAGAGGGAATATCCGGGAGATGGTAAATACGGTAGAACAGCTGGTGACACTGGTTGATGGGAAGGTCATTGACTATCATCATTTGCCGGAGATGCTGAAAAAGCCGGAACCCACTTTGAAAAAAGTGAATCGGGCTGCAGGGTCTATTGAGGAAGCAAAATTATTGGGCAGCCAAAGAGAGTCTGAAATTATTCTGGATGCATTAAGAAGAGCAGGCGGAAATAAATCGAGAGCTGCTGATCTGCTTGGAATTCATCGGACAACTCTCTATCAGAAACTGAAAAAACATAGAATAACCTGA
- a CDS encoding iron-containing alcohol dehydrogenase, with protein MEKPAVFRVPEAIFYGRGSSEKVGDEAALRGKNALIISDQIMDQLGYVSECRTYLQEAGVQSEVYLGVASEPTDEYVAEALELFQKQQCDLVISVGGGSCIDTAKAIAVLATNGGYIGEYMGGKKLAQNAPVPHIAIPTTAGTGSEATDVTVITNSSNDVKMMIKQPALMPSVAIVDPLLTLSSPKNVTSATGVDALSHAVEAYLSKKAHPMTDTIAISAMKLIVENILTAYNEGDNVDAREAMSLGSLQAGMAFSNASVCLVHGMSRPIGALFHVPHGISNAMLLPAVLEFSQEACVDRLADIGRVFQPDNESLTNEEAAEVAVQSIKELCRKLNIPNLRGWGIDEEAFKNAVGKMADDAIDSGSPGNNPRVPAKSELEELYHVCYNYQFSSETEKV; from the coding sequence ATGGAGAAACCAGCAGTTTTCCGGGTGCCGGAAGCGATTTTTTATGGAAGGGGATCTTCCGAAAAAGTTGGGGATGAAGCAGCGCTCAGGGGGAAAAACGCATTAATAATCAGTGATCAGATAATGGATCAGCTTGGATATGTAAGTGAATGCAGAACCTATCTTCAGGAGGCGGGCGTACAAAGTGAGGTATATCTGGGGGTCGCATCAGAGCCGACTGACGAGTATGTAGCAGAAGCGCTCGAGCTATTTCAAAAACAGCAATGTGACCTGGTTATTTCAGTTGGCGGCGGCAGCTGTATCGATACGGCAAAAGCCATAGCGGTTTTAGCAACAAATGGCGGCTATATCGGCGAGTATATGGGAGGAAAGAAACTGGCCCAGAATGCACCGGTTCCTCACATAGCGATACCGACAACAGCTGGGACTGGCTCTGAGGCCACAGATGTAACCGTCATCACAAATTCATCCAATGATGTCAAAATGATGATTAAACAGCCTGCTTTGATGCCGAGCGTGGCAATTGTGGATCCGCTGCTTACACTTTCCTCACCGAAGAATGTAACATCAGCAACCGGGGTTGATGCCCTAAGCCATGCGGTTGAAGCATATCTATCCAAAAAGGCACATCCGATGACAGACACAATAGCGATATCGGCCATGAAACTGATCGTGGAAAATATTTTAACCGCTTACAATGAGGGAGACAATGTCGATGCCCGGGAAGCGATGAGCCTTGGATCACTGCAGGCTGGAATGGCGTTCTCGAACGCATCTGTATGCCTTGTGCATGGAATGAGCCGTCCAATTGGCGCATTATTCCATGTTCCTCATGGAATCTCAAATGCCATGCTTCTGCCGGCTGTTCTTGAGTTCAGCCAGGAAGCATGTGTGGACCGCCTGGCAGATATCGGCCGAGTTTTTCAGCCTGATAATGAAAGCCTTACCAATGAAGAAGCTGCAGAAGTGGCTGTTCAATCCATCAAAGAGCTTTGCCGGAAATTAAATATTCCTAACTTAAGAGGTTGGGGAATAGACGAGGAAGCTTTTAAGAATGCAGTTGGCAAGATGGCAGACGACGCCATCGACAGCGGCAGCCCCGGCAACAACCCAAGAGTACCGGCTAAGAGCGAACTCGAAGAGCTCTACCATGTTTGCTATAATTATCAGTTTTCCTCTGAAACAGAGAAAGTGTAA
- a CDS encoding GntP family permease, translated as MIGMLGLIASLLLLMYLTMKGVNIIIAAIISAVVVALTGGLNLETALTEHYMTGFTGYFYSWFLIFLLGAIFGKIMQVTKAADSIANWVKDTLGPSRAVFAVVAAAAIMTYGGVSLFVVGFAVYPIAVSLFKVANLPHRFIPAALVFGSISFTMTAPGSPEIQNLIPTEFFGTKPTAGGIIGVLMAFLIMVIGGILLSRMVKKAVQNGEVFSLPNQPASANESAAALESELEMQRPNAAPAGKDYPHVIMAILPLASVIAILNTAANFTSSTAAALISLTSGIVLACVLMMKYLVGFWEALAKGAQDALVAAANTCAVVGFGSVAAQVAAFDTFVDALVNIPGPPLMGLGIAVTLICGITGSASGGLGIALPILAPMYMSQGLDPGAMHRISALASGGLDSLPHNGYVVTTIRAICGETHKRAYWPIFILSVAMPTAVLFLAIFLYSIF; from the coding sequence ATGATTGGAATGCTGGGGTTAATCGCTTCGCTGCTTCTATTAATGTATTTAACTATGAAAGGCGTAAATATTATTATTGCCGCGATCATCAGTGCAGTTGTGGTTGCTCTGACAGGAGGGCTTAACCTTGAGACAGCACTGACAGAGCATTACATGACAGGCTTTACAGGCTATTTTTACTCGTGGTTCCTCATCTTTTTATTGGGTGCCATATTCGGAAAAATCATGCAAGTAACCAAGGCGGCTGACAGCATTGCGAATTGGGTCAAGGATACACTTGGGCCATCAAGAGCGGTATTTGCAGTCGTGGCGGCAGCAGCCATCATGACTTACGGAGGCGTCAGTTTGTTTGTTGTAGGCTTCGCCGTCTATCCAATTGCTGTTTCCCTATTTAAAGTGGCCAACCTGCCGCATCGTTTTATCCCGGCGGCATTGGTGTTCGGATCCATATCCTTTACGATGACAGCACCGGGCTCGCCGGAAATCCAAAATTTAATTCCGACAGAGTTTTTCGGAACAAAGCCGACGGCGGGCGGAATCATTGGGGTGTTAATGGCATTTCTGATCATGGTAATAGGCGGTATTCTGCTTAGCCGGATGGTGAAAAAAGCGGTCCAAAATGGCGAGGTATTTTCCTTGCCAAATCAGCCGGCCAGTGCCAATGAGTCGGCAGCAGCTCTTGAATCGGAGCTTGAAATGCAAAGGCCAAATGCTGCTCCGGCAGGGAAGGACTATCCGCATGTGATCATGGCCATCTTACCGCTGGCGTCAGTGATTGCCATTTTAAATACGGCTGCCAACTTCACTTCTTCGACGGCGGCCGCATTGATCTCTCTGACAAGCGGCATCGTTTTAGCCTGTGTGCTGATGATGAAATATTTAGTCGGATTCTGGGAGGCGCTTGCCAAGGGTGCCCAGGATGCCTTAGTCGCAGCCGCCAATACGTGTGCGGTTGTAGGATTTGGAAGTGTTGCAGCCCAGGTTGCCGCGTTTGATACTTTTGTAGATGCACTTGTAAATATCCCGGGACCGCCATTAATGGGACTGGGGATTGCCGTTACTCTGATATGCGGTATTACCGGGTCGGCATCCGGCGGCTTAGGCATTGCGCTGCCGATTCTGGCGCCAATGTATATGTCGCAAGGGCTGGACCCAGGTGCCATGCATAGAATTTCGGCGCTTGCATCCGGCGGATTGGACTCACTGCCGCATAATGGCTATGTCGTGACAACGATCCGGGCGATATGCGGAGAAACCCATAAACGTGCCTATTGGCCAATATTCATTCTAAGTGTAGCAATGCCAACGGCTGTACTATTCCTGGCAATATTCTTATATTCAATCTTTTAA